Proteins from a single region of Cryptococcus neoformans var. grubii H99 chromosome 5, complete sequence:
- a CDS encoding DRAP deaminase, with protein MSDPAAPTTNMYPRGMNPRLRYIKSYWWPYKTFVKQRWIGRQLLEVITTEFRDRSLEYYRHALESGVTRVNGVVARPDLILRNGDRIDNTVHRHEPPVTNDPILVLHIDREREFIVISKPGSLPVHAAGRYFKHTVLEMMESDYGLKCYSVNRLDRLTSGLMILALSGKAASKLAREFAEGKVKKEYVARVKGKFPEEEITVDKPMMTVDRQMGLVIITPEGKDAVTIFNRIAYDPVRDQSVVRCRPQTGRTHQIRVHLQYLGHPIANDPLYGVPSVWGPSLGKGGVDLTPSTNGISQADALKARAGTSTPQSTDTNREYDNIDLNSPIRLSNQAREIIAKLRRQKDDAEDWIKWSEVIFSAKKAQDDLESESKSPAPQVVPRLTGRQEALKLPDPLPDDTPSPLKPPVYLPPGFCTECYVPVPDDPDPETLFIYLHALRYTTEQLGTWETPMPRWASADWDGDWRGWEEGAILPNALEEDRRKREIETAKKADSDLSNNLGDEALTPVALAGGSVQGR; from the exons ATGTCAGACCCAGCTGCTCCCACGACAAACATGTATCCTCGAGGAATGAACCCTCGCCTCCGCTACATTAAATCCTACTGGTGGCCATACAAGACTTTCGTAAAACAGAG ATGGATCGGACGCCAGCTACTCGAGGTTATCACCACAGAGTTCAGAGATCGCTCCTTGGAGTACTAC AGGCATGCTCTTGAATCCGGTGTGACTAGAGTGAATGGAGTGGTCGCACGGCCAGACCTCATCCTTCGTAATGGTGACCGTATAGA CAATACAGTTCATAGACATGAACCTCCTGTGACTAATGATCCTATTCTGGTTCTTCATATCGACCGAGAGCGAGAGTTCATAGTCATCTCCAAACCAGGCAGCTTA CCCGTACATGCCGCTGGAAGATACTTCAAACATACCGTAttagagatgatggagtCGGACTACGGTCTCAAGTGTTATT CTGTGAATCGTCTGGATCGACTGACTTCCGGCCTGATGATCCTTGCTCTGTCAGGCAAGGCCGCTAGTAAACTAGCTCGCGAGTTTGCGGAAGGAAAAGTTAAGAAGGAGTATGTTGCTAGAGTAAAGGGCAAGTTCCCCGA AGAAGAAATTACCGTCGATAAGCCTATGATGACGGTCGATCGTCAAATGGGTTTGGTCATTATCACTCCGGAAGGGAAG GACGCGGTGACAATCTTTAACAGGATAGCATACGACCCAGTGAGAGATCAAAGTGTCGTCCGTT GTCGCCCTCAGACCGGCCGAA CTCATCAAATCCGTGTCCATCTTCAATACCTTGGCCACCCTATAGCTAATGATCCACTTTACGGCGTCCCGTCTGTTTGGGGCCCTTCCCTGGGAAAAGGCGGTGTTGATCTCACCCCTTCTACCAATGGCATTTCTCAAGCCGATGCTCTCAAGGCCCGTGCCGGCACCTCGACCCCTCAAAGTACTGATACTAACCGAGAATACGATAACATCGATCTCAATAGCCCCATTAGACTGAGTAATCAGGCTAGAGAAATCATCGCCAAGTTGAGAAGACAGAAAGATGACGCCGAGGATTGGATCAA GTGGTCTGAGGTCATATTTTCCGCAAAAAAGGCTCAAGATGACCTTGAGTCCGAATCCAAGTCGCCTGCTCCTCAGGTTGTCCCTCGCCTCACTGGTCGTCAAGAAGCTCTCAAGCTCCCCGatcctcttcctgatgacaccccttctcccctGAAACCACCTGTTTACCTTCCACCAGGGTTTTGCACCGAGTGTTACGTCCCCGTTCCCGACGATCCTGATCCAGAGACTTTGTTCATTTATTTACATGCCCTTAGATATACAACCGAACAATTAGGGACTTGGGAGACGCCGATGCCGAGGTGGGCTAGTGCAGATTGGGATGGTGATTGGAGAGggtgggaggaaggggcGATCTTACCCAATGCattggaggaagatagGCGTAAGAGGGAAATCGAAACCGCAAAGAAGGCAGATTCCGATCTGTCTAATAATTTAGGAGACGAGGCGCTGACCCCCGTCGCCCTTGCAGGAGGTTCAGTACAAGGCCGATGA